Genomic window (Natronospira proteinivora):
CTGAGCGACGAGCAGAAATCGGATCTCAAGCGCAAATACGCCAAGCGGGGTGCCGTCTACGGCGCCGACAACCGCATTCGCCTGATCGCCTGGGACATCGCCCTGCATTTCAGCGAGAACTTCAAGAACCTGGGTAAGACCCTAAAGGGGCAGGTGGCTTGTGATAGCAAGCTGTCTGCCATCCGATACAAGCGCCATCTCGACGACACGGGCCTGGTCTCCTCCCGGATTGTGATTTCCCCGCCTGACACCCGCGAAGGCCACAGCGAGGTGGATGAGGCCGAACTCCCGGAGGTTCAGCAATGGTGGGCGAACAACATCAAGACCGACCCCTACGCCTATGAGCGCGAGACCATTGAGCACTTCGGCATGGAAGGCGACCCGGATCTGCTGATCGTGGTAGACAAGCTCCTCACCGGCTTCGATGAGCCCCGCAATGCCGTGCTCTACATCGACAAGCCTCTGAAGGGCCATAACCTCATCCAGGCCATCGCCCGGGTGAACCGCCTGCACGAGGAAAAGCACTATGGCCTGCTGATCGACTACCGGGGCATCCTCGCCGAGCTGGATACCGCCATCCAGAAATACCAGGACCTGGAAGAGCACACCCAGGGCGGCTTTGACATCGACGATATTGACGGGCTGTATCGCAATGTCGACACCGAGTACAAGCGCCTGCCTGAGTACCACCAGCGCCTCTGGTCCTTCTTCAGCGAGGTGGAAAATACCCAGGACCAGGAAGCTTACCGCCAGGTACTGATGCCGCGCTACCTGATGGACGCTGATGGGGTGGAATACGACGCCCGCCAGAAGCTCCGCGAGGAATTCTACGAAGCCCTGACCGAGTTCGGTATGTGCCTGCAGGTGGCTCGTAGCTCTCGCTCATTCTTCGAGGACAAGCGCTTCACCGAGGACATGATCCGCACCTACAAGCGTGATCTAAAATGGTTTGTCGAGCTGCGCAAGACGGTACGCCAGGATGCCCAGGAAACCGTGGACTACAGCGCCTACGAGAAACAGATTCGGAAACTGGTGGATCGCGATGTGGTGGGCGAAGAGATCGTCGCCAGCGATGAGACCTACGATGTTGGCAAGCTCGGCACCGATCCGGAGAACTGGGATGAGCAGAAAACCCGGAACGAAGCCGACAAGATCCGTACCCGCACCAAGAAAACCATCGAGCAGGACCTGGACGATGACCCCTATGCCAAGAAGGTGTTCTCGGCACTGCTGAAACAGGCCATCGAGGAAGCCGAGGCGCTGTTTGACCACCCCACCAAGCAGTACGCCCTGTTCCAAGAACTGGAGGAGCAGGTCAGGGGACGGAAACTGCCAGGCATTCCAGACGCTCTACAGGACAAGCCCCAGGCGCGGGCCTATTTCGGCATATTCCGGCTCGTCATCGGCGACGAGGCCATTGATCGCGAGCTGGAAAAATCCGGCGACGAGCTGGTGGACCTGGCGCTGGAGATCGAGCGGACCGTCAAGCGGGTGGTGGCGGAAAACAGCCTGAACCCGGCCGGCATCGAAACCGGCATCCGCAAACAACTGCTGCCGACACTGTTCGATCGATTTGGCTTGGACCAGGCCAAAGCGATACTGGATGAAGTGGTCCATGTGGTTCGGGTGGGGAGCCGCCATGACTGACATCGGTACCCGACA
Coding sequences:
- a CDS encoding type I restriction endonuclease subunit R, with the protein product MGTVTPNTSELYASHIPALAMLIRLGWEYRSPSAVMELRGDSTRDVLLRPKLIDFLRQHRFEYKGKEYPLSSEGIQQILNTLSSPGLVEGLMPANEAVHDMLTLGITVNEFMPDGKRHPTTVPLVNWQAIEQNSFIVTEEMEVQNASATGHRRPDLVGFLNGIPVVVIEAKRAASGNPNKSMIEESISQMIRNQGVQEIPTLFAFAQVLVAVSQTDARYGTTKTPRKFWSKWEEEEISREERKAIKNRKLDKEAKEALFAGKEPRVRQYFEQLWEKPVLPTEQDELLIGILSPERLLSLLRYYILYYKHDKIIARHQQFFSIESLLRQITGLDKQGARRGGVIWHTTGSGKSFTMVFLSKLLVLHEALKQCRVVVVTDRVDLEKQLSRTFAASGALGLKSASRGEAGKARMGSGRDLARQIGQGEQRVIFTLVQKFLSAIKHKECHNPSENLLVLVDEGHRSHGGENHQRMRMALPNAAYIAFTGTPLMKKDRRETEETFGPIVHAYTMRRAVEDGTVSPLLYEERRPALDVNQKAIDNWFETITQGLSDEQKSDLKRKYAKRGAVYGADNRIRLIAWDIALHFSENFKNLGKTLKGQVACDSKLSAIRYKRHLDDTGLVSSRIVISPPDTREGHSEVDEAELPEVQQWWANNIKTDPYAYERETIEHFGMEGDPDLLIVVDKLLTGFDEPRNAVLYIDKPLKGHNLIQAIARVNRLHEEKHYGLLIDYRGILAELDTAIQKYQDLEEHTQGGFDIDDIDGLYRNVDTEYKRLPEYHQRLWSFFSEVENTQDQEAYRQVLMPRYLMDADGVEYDARQKLREEFYEALTEFGMCLQVARSSRSFFEDKRFTEDMIRTYKRDLKWFVELRKTVRQDAQETVDYSAYEKQIRKLVDRDVVGEEIVASDETYDVGKLGTDPENWDEQKTRNEADKIRTRTKKTIEQDLDDDPYAKKVFSALLKQAIEEAEALFDHPTKQYALFQELEEQVRGRKLPGIPDALQDKPQARAYFGIFRLVIGDEAIDRELEKSGDELVDLALEIERTVKRVVAENSLNPAGIETGIRKQLLPTLFDRFGLDQAKAILDEVVHVVRVGSRHD